One genomic window of Quercus lobata isolate SW786 chromosome 9, ValleyOak3.0 Primary Assembly, whole genome shotgun sequence includes the following:
- the LOC115960843 gene encoding eukaryotic translation initiation factor 2 subunit alpha homolog, with translation MASQTPNLECRMYEAKYPEVDMAVMIQVKNIADMGAYVSLLEYNNIEGMILFSELSRRRIRSVSSLIKVGRIEPVMVLRVDKEKGYIDLSKRRVSEEDIQACEERYNKSKLVHSIMRHVAETMSIDLEDLYIHVGWPLYRKYGHAFEAFKIIVTDPDTVLNTLTREVKEIGPDGQEVTKVVPALSEEVKDSLVKNIRRRMTPQPLKIRADIEMKCFQFDGVLHIKDAMRKAEAAGNDDCPVKIKLVAPPLYVLTTQTLDKEQGIAVLNRAIIACTEAIEQHKGKLGVKEAPRAVSERDDKLLAEHMAKLREANEELSGDEDSEEEEDTGMGEVDVENAGITE, from the exons ATGGCTTCGCAAACTCCAAACCTGGAGTGCCGAATGTACGAGGCGAAGTACCCGGAGGTTGACATGGCGGTGATGATTCAGGTGAAGAACATCGCCGACATGGGCGCCTACGTCTCACTCCTCGAGTACAACAACATCGAGGGCATGATCTTGTTCTCCGAGCTCTCACGGCGTCGGATTCGGAGCGTCAGCAGTCTCATCAAGGTGGGTCGGATCGAGCCCGTGATGGTGCTCCGTGTCGACAAAGAGAAGGGCTACATCGACCTTAGCAAGAGGAGAGTCTCCGAAGAAGATATCCAGGCTTGCGAGGAGAGGTACAATAAGAGCAAGCTTGTTCACTCCATTATGCGTCACGTCGCTGAGACTATGTCTATCGATTTGGAG GATCTGTATATCCATGTTGGCTGGCCTTTATACCGGAAATATGGTCATGCTTTTGAG GCATTCAAAATTATTGTGACTGATCCTGATACTGTTCTGAATACTCTTACCCGCGAAGTCAAAGAAATTGGTCCTGATGGACAGGAG GTAACTAAGGTGGTTCCTGCATTATCGGAGGAAGTGAAAGATTCTCTAGTAAAAAACATTAGGAGAAGAATGACCCCCCAACCTTTGAAGATTCGGGCTGACATTGAAATGAAATGCTTTCAATTTGATGGCGTTCTTCACATCAAG GATGCCATGCGAAAAGCTGAAGCTGCTGGCAATGATGACTGTcctgttaaaataaaattggttgcTCCTCCACTTTATGTTCTAACCACTCAGACTCTTGACAAG GAGCAAGGAATAGCGGTTCTCAACAGAGCAATTATAGCTTGCACTGAAGCAATAGAACAGCACAAGGGAAAACTTGGTGTGAAGGAGGCACCCAGAGCG GTGAGCGAACGGGATGACAAACTACTTGCTGAGCACATGGCCAAGCTACGCGAAGCTAATGAAGAGTTGAGTGGTGATGAGGATAGTGAAGAGGAGGAAGACACAGGAATGGGAGAAGTTGATGTGGAGAATGCCGGCATAACAGAGTGA
- the LOC115961701 gene encoding uncharacterized protein LOC115961701 codes for MSSSSYYSGSSHHSCSADNCWLQTALTLNNFGRRFYGCSYYDMDDEPTYKYSRWLDGKTCKCGSEVAPIVLARFSMYKNQARVAEEKENEAIDREIAAIKRENKTKRREEKARLRERIAKEKLQKYKFALVVSWGFFAIFYVFSGRMGEFGQRHCVCLKGKLL; via the exons ATGTCTTCTTCAAGTTATTACTCGGGTTCCAGTCACCATTCATGCTCTGCTGACAATTGCTGGCTACAGACTGCTCTGACCTTGAACAATTTTGGGAGAAGGTTTTATGGGTGCAGCTACTATGATATG GATGATGAACCTACTTATAAATACTCTAGGTGGTTGGATGGCAAAACATGTAAGTGTGGATCCGAAGTTGCACCCATTGTCCTTGCAAGATTCAGCATGTACAAGAATCAAGCAAGAGTTGcagaggaaaaggaaaatgaggCTATTGATAGGGAAATAGCAGCAATTAAGAGGGAAAACAAAACCAAGCGAAGGGAAGAAAAAGCTAGGTTGAGAGAGAGGATAGCTAAAGAGAAGTTACAAAAGTACAAATTTGCACTTGTTGTGTCATGGgggttttttgctattttttatgtgttttctGGTAGGATGGGAGAATTTGGACAAAGGCATTGTGTCTGCCTTAAAGGCAAGTTGTTGTAG
- the LOC115959605 gene encoding autophagy-related protein 9 gives MMFSGPNGANPLSIFKWKRRGESSLAESLLKDVPPEIELSDYGRVPPSPGSESPSGLLYGESLNVEPIADLDLFFERLYSYYSQKGLRSIIIKWIFELLMLAFVIVYSGFFLLVVDWNFLWNAKCGMDAIESKNKPCDLVKEALHQHPLTPLTLTRAIIVGYLGLLSIYWIFCFLRFFAQLKDTLGIRHFYYNNLHVTDDEIKTMPWATILEKVVRLQSSQQLCVVKDLSAHDIVMRLMRKENYLIGMLNKGVLAFPVSQWVPGVGPMVKIGSDGRQHRLILTKTLEWALNWCILQSMFDRNFCVKRDFISNPMTLKRRLKVVGLAMLLLSPFIAIFMLVFLFLRHAEQFYHHPSIALSRRWSTLSKWLFRQYNEVDHLFKHRINSSSVEHASNYLKQFPSPIISIIAKFISFVSGGFAAILIIIAFLEESLLEGHIFGRNLIWYAAVFGAITAISRSAVTDELLVHDPEGEMSMVVQHTHYMPRRWRSKENTEKVRMEFETLFKYTIIMLLEEMASIFLTPYLLMFVVPKRVDDILQFITDFTVNVEGVGHVCSFSVFDFQKHGNSNYGSPYNAPRTERSSQGKMEKSFLSFQSSYPSWEPNALGNQFLSNLRTFREQRLQGQGNRQAYSPSRMWRGSPIFRGHGDRANFPHNSPGNGYRLSPLWLIDADQKNHPYLLDWYYTSQPNHVTGNSRDGPLEPFEATEQHPGDYWMPSNLTPNEPRYAEYWGDQFGDRTQSHLRASTSSPFFRDSVLRHHDSSNLVNPTRSHWWDRSGPHGTQPQTSFLEPPDFNQHTPANYYDNLSERSSNDHENLHWRDDNKLSRTTYMDDLEAGEFNLHFDDIYSRPPETPRINPDTSIG, from the exons ATGATGTTCAGTGGGCCAAACGGTGCAAATCCTCTCAGTATATTCAAATGGAAACGGCGTGGTGAATCATCTTTGGCAGAAAGCTTGCTTAAGGATGTGCCTCCTGAAATTGAATTGTCTGACTATGGAAGGGTACCACCAAGTCCTGGAAGTGAGAGCCCTTCGGGGCTTCTTTATGGTGAGAGTTTGAATGTGGAACCGATTGCTGATTTGGACCTGTTCTTTGAAAGGCTTTACAGCTACTATTCTCAGAAAGGGCTTCGGTCAATCATTATAAAATGGATATTTGAGCTTCTAATGCTAGCCTTTGTCATTGTTTACTCTGGATTCTTCTTATTAGTAGTTgattggaattttctttggaATGCGAAGTGTGGGATGGATGCCATTGAATCTAAAAATAAGCCCTGTGATCTTGTTAAGGAAGCTCTTCATCAACACCCATTAACCCCTCTAACACTCACCAGAGCTATCATTGTTGGATATTTAGGGTTATTATCCATTTATTggatcttttgttttttgaggttttttgcTCAATTGAAGGACACTCTGGGGATTCGTCACTTTTATTACAACAA TCTCCATGTTACGGACGATGAAATTAAAACAATGCCATGGGCAACAATTCTTGAAAAGGTTGTTCGACTGCAAAGTTCACAGCAGCTTTGTGTGGTTAAGGATCTCTCTGCTCATGATATTGTGATGCGATTGATGCGCAAGGAGAACTACTTGATTGGAATGCTCAACAAGGGGGTGCTTGCATTCCCAGTCTCCCAGTGGGTTCCTGGTGTTGGGCCAATGGTCAAAATTGGCTCAGATGGAAGACAACATCGTTTGATACTGACAAAGACCCTTGAGTGGGCCTTAAATTGGTGCATCCTGCAGAGCATGTTTGATCG AAACTTCTGTGTGAAAAGGGACTTTATATCTAATCCTATGACACTAAAGAGAAGGCTGAAGGTTGTTGGGCTTGCAATGCTTCTTCTTTCTCCATTTATTGCCATATTCATGTTAGTGTTTCTCTTCCTGCGGCATGCTGAACAGTTCTATCATCATCCAAGCATTGCATTATCTCGAAGGTGGTCTACTTTGTCAAAGTGGCTTTTTAGGCAATACAATGag GTGGACCATTTGTTCAAACACCGAATCAATAGCAGCAGTGTAGAGCATGCATCTAATTATCTCAAGCAATTTCCTTCTCCTATTATTTCTATTATTGCAAAGTTCATCTCCTTTGTATCTGGCGGCTTTGCTGCAATTTTGATAATCATTGCATTTCTGGAGGAGTCGCTGCTAGAGGGCCAT ATATTTGGTCGCAACTTGATTTGGTATGCTGCTGTTTTTGGAGCTATTACAGCTATAAGCCGGTCTGCTGTTACAGATGAGCTTCTAGTCCATGATCCTGAGGGAGAAATGTCTATGGTGGTCCAACATACACATTATATGCCAAGGAGATGGCGTAGCAAAGAAAATACTGAGAAGGTCCGCATGGAGTTTGAAACCCTATTCAAG TACACTATAATTATGCTACTTGAGGAGATGGCCTCAATTTTCCTCACTCCATATCTACTAATGTTTGTGGTCCCAAAG CGTGTGGATGACATATTGCAGTTCATTACAGATTTTACAGTGAATGTTGAAGGTGTTGGTCATGTCTGCAG TTTCAGCGTCTTTGACTTTCAAAAGCATGGCAATAGCAATTATGGTTCACCATACAATGCACCTCGCACTGAGAGGAGTTCCCAAGGGAAGATGGAGAAATCATTTTTGAG CTTTCAGAGTAGCTACCCTTCGTGGGAACCAAATGCCCTGGGAAACCAGTTCCTGTCAAATCTTAGAACTTTCAGGGAGCAAAGGCTGCAAGGGCAGGGAAATAGACAGGCATATTCTCCTTCAAGAATGTGGCGAGGGAGCCCCATTTTTAGAGGCCATGGAGACAGAGCCAACTTTCCACATAATAGTCCTGGAAATGGCTATAGGTTGAGTCCGCTGTGGCTAATTGATGCAGATCAAAAGAATCATCCGTATCTTCTTGATTGGTATTATACCTCACAACCTAACCACGTGACTGGTAACTCCAGAGATGGTCCACTAGAACCTTTTGAAGCTACTGAGCAACATCCTGGAGATTATTGGATGCCATCCAACTTGACTCCAAATGAACCGAGGTATGCAGAATACTGGGGTGACCAGTTTGGGGATCGAACTCAATCTCATCTGAGGGCTTCTACATCATCTCCTTTCTTCCGGGATAGTGTACTACGGCATCATGATTCTAGCAATTTGGTAAACCCTACAAGGAGCCATTGGTGGGATAGAAGTGGTCCACACGGAACACAGCCCCAAACAAGTTTTCTGGAGCCTCCGGATTTCAATCAGCACACTCCAGctaattattatgataatttgtCAGAAAGAAGCTCAAACGATCATGAGAACTTGCACTGGAGGGATGATAACAAATTATCCCGAACCACTTATATGGATGACTTAGAGGCAGGAGAATTCAATCTTCATTTTGATGATATATATAGTAGACCTCCGGAAACTCCAAGAATAAATCCAGACACAAGCATCGGGTGA